In the Magnetococcales bacterium genome, GCGGGCGGTTTTTTGCAGGGTTTTTGCGACCATGCGAAGGATATCGTCGCCGACATCGTGGCCGTAGGTATCGTTGACCGCTTTGAAGTGGTCGATATCGTAAAAAAGCACCCCCACCCCAGCGCCGGTCTGCTTGGAATTTTCCAGCTTGACGGCCAGCTCCAACTCCATATACCGACGGTTGGCGAGTTGGGTCAGATGGTCGAGCATGGCAATTTTTTCCAGCTCGTGGAGTTTTTTATTGGTGGCAATGCGGGAGGAGATGTCGCCAAACACCTCGCAGGCACCGATAATCTGGCCGTTGTCATCTCGAATGGGAGAGGTGCGGATGAAAACCGGAACCCGGTGACCCTCTTTGTGATGGATGTGGGCTTCGGTCTCGAAGCTCTCCCCATGTTTGATGGCTCTTTCCAGGGGGCAGGCGTCCTCACAGAGGCTGTTGCCGGAATCCTCGATGTGTTCCAAAAGATTGAGCTGGCAGGGGGTGCCGATAATCTGGCCCTCTTTAAAACCGGTGATTCTTTCCGCCCCCTGATTCCAGTAGGTGATCACCCGATTGACATCGGTGATGTAGACCCCCTCCCGCAATAGATCGAGCACCTCTTCGAGAACCGCCTTTGATGTGTCGGCCATAATCCCCTCCGGTCATGCCCCGCGCCCTGCTCAGCGCCATCCAAACCCCACACAAACGATCAGTCCAACCCACTGGTTACTCAGGAATGCCCTGAAGACAGCCTCTTTAGGATAACCACGAATCACACGCAGTTGCCACAACATCTGAATCATGGCCAAAAAAAGAGCCAAATAATAATAAAAAGGCAGCATCAAACTCTGCCCCACCCCCCCCAGCAACCCCAAGGTGATGAGATAAAGCCCGGCCACCGCAGGAATATCCTTGTCACCAAAGAGAATTGCGGTGGATTTGACTCCGATTTTCAGATCATCTTCCCGATCCATCATGGCATAGATGGTGTCATATCCCGCCGCCCAAAAGAGGGTCGCCCCAAAGAGCAACCAAGCCTCCCCAGCCACCTCCCCCGTAGCAGCAGCCCAGGCGATGATCACCCCCCAGCCGAATGCCGCTCCCAGATAAAATTGGGGTAACTGAATGAAACGCTTGGTAAAAGGGTAGGTCATGGCCAAGAATGCTCCCACGAAGGAAAGCTTCAGAGCCAGGGCGTTCAGCTGCCAGGCGAGAGCCAAGGCGAGACACATCAGCCCAAAAAGGAGCCATTTAGCCGCAGTCAGGGTTACCCGACGGGCTGCCAGGGGGCGTTCCCGGGTGCGTTCTACATGGGGATCGATATCCCGGTCGGCGATATCGTTGATCACACAGCCAGCGGAGCGCATCACAAAGGCGCCGACGATAAAAACCATCACCAACCACCAATCCGGACGCCCTTCCCCAGCCGCCACCAGCGCCCAAAGAGAAGGCCAGAGCACAAGCCAGGTGCCGATGGGGCGATCCACCCGCATGAGATATAAAAGCTCCCGGGGCAATGCCCAGGGAATGCGGTCAATCAGCGCCTTCATGATTTTCCCAATCCACGAACACCTCCAAAATCCGCGCCCAGGGACTGCCATTCACCACAAAGAGGGAGCGGCGGCACCAGAAGGGCACCTCCCCAGAGAGACCGATATTGTGGGCAAATTGGGGGGCACGGGCCAGAGTCAGCTCCAACCCCAGGCGACTGACGCGATCTTCCCGGTCGAGGAAAAGTGCCCCCAGGGGAGTTTCGCCCCGTTCAATGCCTGCCCATACCGAAGCGGCCAGATCCGCCACCGCCACCTGGGAATGGGCAAAGACCCATTTTTTTGCCCCCATGCCCAGCCAAGCGTTGCGCAACAGCACATCCCCCCGCTGGGGCAGCTGGTGGCGGGCTTCCCAGACGGGGGGCTCATTGACCCATTTGGGGGAAAGCTCCTGACTCTCCAACCACACCCGAACCGGCTCCTGCCAGGCATTTTCCAGGTGACGGGTCAGGGAGGAGGTGCACCCCAAGGCGGCTCGCAAGCGAGGGGAAAGACCATGCCCCTCCGCTTCAAGCAGGTGTTGGGGTTCCTGCCATCCCTCTTTAAGGTGTGGAGAAAAGTCGAATACGTCCGGCATCGCTAGCAAGTGGGCCAAAACCTGAAAAAAACGGGAAGGCCGTCAGAAGATGGTCGTTGAAAGTCAAAACAGGAAGACAGCAAGGGGCTAAAGGTATATCGTTGTTCCCTGCCAGACAAACCCTTTTCGAGCAACACCGACCCTTTTCGAGCAAACCGGCCCTTTTCGTGCCTGCTGGGATAGATCCTCCGTCCATATTTCTTAAACCATCGGCCAATCATGCCCCCGCGCCTCTTTATAGATAAACCCCTCACCGATAAACCCCTCACCGGCCAAGCTGAACTCACCCTGGAGGGTGATGCCGGCCACTACCTCACCCGGGTGTTGCGTCTGGGACGGGGGGCTTCTATCACCCTGTTTGACGGCAGCGGTGGGGAGTGGGCGTGTACCCTTATGGAAGGGGGATCCAAACCCCGGGTGCAGCTCAATACCTTTATACCCGAAGAGCGGGAATCTCCTCTGCACATCACCCTGATTCATGGTCTGCCCAAATCCAGCGCCATGGAGCTGGTGATTCAGAAGGGAACCGAGCTGGGCCTTACCACGCTGATTCCCCTTCACAGCCAATATGCCACCCCCCGGGTCAACCCCAAGCGTCATGAAAACCGCCAACGCCGCTGGCAGCGCATCGCCATCGAAGCGGCAGAGCAGTGTGGCCGAACCAAGCTCCCCCATCTCCTCCCCCCCCTCACCTTCAAAGAACTCCCGGACCAGCTACCCCCGAATGACCTGCGGCTGATTTTTTGGGAGAAAGAACGGGATGGACACTCTTTATCACCCCTGGCAGCCCCCTCCCCTCTCCCCACTTCCGTTACCCTCCTGATCGGGCCGGAAGGGGGATTTTCCGAAGAGGAGGTACGTTTGGCCCAAGAGGAGATGGGGTTTGAATGCCTGGGCCTGGGCCCCCGCATTTTGCGCACCGAAACCGCCGCCATTGCCGCCATCACCGCCATGCAGCTGTT is a window encoding:
- a CDS encoding 16S rRNA (uracil(1498)-N(3))-methyltransferase; translated protein: MPPRLFIDKPLTDKPLTGQAELTLEGDAGHYLTRVLRLGRGASITLFDGSGGEWACTLMEGGSKPRVQLNTFIPEERESPLHITLIHGLPKSSAMELVIQKGTELGLTTLIPLHSQYATPRVNPKRHENRQRRWQRIAIEAAEQCGRTKLPHLLPPLTFKELPDQLPPNDLRLIFWEKERDGHSLSPLAAPSPLPTSVTLLIGPEGGFSEEEVRLAQEEMGFECLGLGPRILRTETAAIAAITAMQLLYGDMGMGRARK
- a CDS encoding chorismate lyase — its product is MLAMPDVFDFSPHLKEGWQEPQHLLEAEGHGLSPRLRAALGCTSSLTRHLENAWQEPVRVWLESQELSPKWVNEPPVWEARHQLPQRGDVLLRNAWLGMGAKKWVFAHSQVAVADLAASVWAGIERGETPLGALFLDREDRVSRLGLELTLARAPQFAHNIGLSGEVPFWCRRSLFVVNGSPWARILEVFVDWENHEGAD
- a CDS encoding GGDEF domain-containing protein, translated to MADTSKAVLEEVLDLLREGVYITDVNRVITYWNQGAERITGFKEGQIIGTPCQLNLLEHIEDSGNSLCEDACPLERAIKHGESFETEAHIHHKEGHRVPVFIRTSPIRDDNGQIIGACEVFGDISSRIATNKKLHELEKIAMLDHLTQLANRRYMELELAVKLENSKQTGAGVGVLFYDIDHFKAVNDTYGHDVGDDILRMVAKTLQKTARSLDILGRWGGEEFVEIVPNTSSDLLYVIAERNRVLVERSKYNRDTQPVQTTVSIGATLIQREDTMDSLLRRADQLMYQSKEAGRNRVTLG
- the ubiA gene encoding 4-hydroxybenzoate octaprenyltransferase yields the protein MKALIDRIPWALPRELLYLMRVDRPIGTWLVLWPSLWALVAAGEGRPDWWLVMVFIVGAFVMRSAGCVINDIADRDIDPHVERTRERPLAARRVTLTAAKWLLFGLMCLALALAWQLNALALKLSFVGAFLAMTYPFTKRFIQLPQFYLGAAFGWGVIIAWAAATGEVAGEAWLLFGATLFWAAGYDTIYAMMDREDDLKIGVKSTAILFGDKDIPAVAGLYLITLGLLGGVGQSLMLPFYYYLALFLAMIQMLWQLRVIRGYPKEAVFRAFLSNQWVGLIVCVGFGWR